The genomic window agcctggccaatgtggtgaaacgcccctctctactaaaaatataaaattagccaggtgtggtggcacatgcctgtaatcccagttacttggaaggctcaggcaggagaatcgcttgaacctgggaggtggaagttgcagtgagccaagatcatgccatcgcactactccgtctcaaaaaaaaaaaaaataaaaaccaaaaaacaaaaaaaccattctGGGGTCCCGTTGTGCTGCGGCTCCGCGCGGCCTGCAGTCCCGGGCCCGCGCCCCGCGCCGCCCGCCCGCCATGGAGCCCGGCCCCGATGGCCCCGCTGCATCCGGCCCCGCCGCCATCCGCGAGGGCTGGTTCCGCGAGACCTGCAGTCTGTGGCCCGGCCAGGCCCTGTCGCTGCAGGTGGAGCAACTGCTCCACCACCGGCGTTCGCGCTACCAGGACATCCTAGTCTTCCGCAGTAAGACCTATGGCAACGTGCTGGTGTTGGACGGTGTCATCCAGTGCACGGAGAGGGACGAGTTCTCCTACCAGGAGATGATCGCCAACCTGCCTCTCTGCAGCCACCCCAACCCGCGAAAGGTGCTGATCATCGGGGGCGGAGATGGAGGTGTCCTGCCTGAGGTGGTGAAGCACCCCTCCGTGGAGTCTGTGGTCCAGTGTGAGATAGACGAGGATGTCATCCAAGTCTCCAAGAAGTTCCTGCCAGGCATGGCCATTGGCTACTCTAGCTCGAAGCTGACCCTACATGTGGGTGACGGTTTTGAGTTCATGAAACAGAATCAGGATGCCTTCGATGTGATCATCACTGACTCCTCAGACCCTATGGGCCCCGCCGAAAGTCTCTTCAAGGAGTCCTATTACCAGCTTATGAAGAGGGCCCTCAAGGAAGATGGTGTCCTCTGCTGCCAGGGCGAGTGCCAGTGGCTGCACCTGGACCTCATCAAGGAGATGCGGCAGTTCTGCCAGTCCCTGTTCCCCGTGGTGGCCTAGGCCTACTGCACCATCCCCACCTACCCCAGCGGCCAGATCGGCTTCATGCTGTGCAGCAAGAACCCGAGCACCAACTTCCAGGAGCCGGTGCAGCCGCTGACGCAGCAGCAGGTGGCACAGATGCAGCTGAAGTACTACAACTCCGATGTGCACCGCGCCGCCTTCGTGCTGCCCGAGTTTGCCCGCAAGGCCCTGAATGACGTGAGCTGAGCCCAGGTGCCACCGCGGATGCCACCCAGGACCTCGGACCTTGGAGCCTGCAGGGTGCCTCGGCCCCTCTAGCCCTGGGCCAGACCTCCTCCCGGCTCTCGCCCACCAACCAAGTGTTACAAGCCCCAGAATGCTGCCCGGCCTGCCCTGCTAGGCGgactgtctgtgtgtctgtctctctggcGTTCCACCTCCAAGCCTATACCAGCTGTGTACAGCGCCATCTCTCTGCCTTCTGTTGCCCCTCACTCACCAAACACGTGtatttatagcaaaaaaaaaaaaaaaaaaaaaaaaaaccattctgtAATCTTTTTCGTTGCAATATGGTTTTGCAGTGGTCTCATTTTTTCATAGCAGCATCCCAAGCATTGAAATTGCTTTAGATTCTTGCCATCTTAGTCATGCATCAGTTCTTTTTTTTGGCCCTGTGGATGTTGGAAGTACCTTTGCTCCAGAAACTGAGCTAACATCACctttaaattgcttttattttatttatttgttattttgagacggaatctgtgtcacccaggctggagtgcagtggtgcaattttggctaactgaaacctccacctcttggcttcaagcaattctcctgtctcagcttcctgggtagctgggactagaggtgtgcaccaccacacccggctaatttttgtatttttagtagtgacagtgtttcaccatgttggccagactggcctcgaacttctgaccccaagtgatccacctgccttggcctcccaaagtgctgggattacagggtgagccaccattcctggccaccTTTAAATTGCTTTTAGGCAAGAAATGGAGAACCCACTCTAGGGTCTTGAATTTGGAGTTCAATTCCATATATATGAGCACACTGGGGCAGCTGTGTCATTTTCCACAGTCTGTTTTTTATGTAAGacatcttaatttttctttttcagacagaacAGACTGGTACGAAAtgatatatagttttctttttagaaataagctttctaaatattgtttaatatttgacACAATATAAATAAACAACAGTGAATACACTGTTCTGTGTAACAACATTATCTTCCTTTTGTAGGAAAGAGTCTGTAGAAATAATTCATTGTTTCCTAAGTTCAAACTGAGTTCAGTATGCACAGAAGTATTTTGATATCTGTCTTAGTACATTTGGGTTGCTACAGCAAAATAACTTAGACTGGGTAATATactaacaacagaaatttattgctcacaattctggagactgcGAAGTCCAAGACCAAGCCACCAGCACATTTGGTCTGTTGAGGGCTTGTTTTTCACAGATGGCGCCTGTTTTGTTGCATCCTTATGGGAGAAGAGGCAAGGCAGTTCTCTCTTGCCTCTTTCGTAAGGATGCTAATACCATTCATGGGTGACACCAAAATCCAGACCATAACAATGTCCCTGTCTAATAATTAAAGGTTTTTGCCTTTACAATTATGTagtgtatatatagatattagATAGCAAGAGAGAAGTGAGAAGGACCAAGCTTTTGTCTTGCAATTGAGAGCtaactacttttgtttttgtttttgtttttttgagatggagtctcgctctgtcacccaggctggagtgtggtggcgtgatcttggctcactgcaacctccacctcccttcaagcgatttttctgcccaagcctcctgagtagctggcactacaggcacgcaccaccatgcccggctaagttttgtatttttagtaaagacggggtttcaccatattggccaggctggtctggaactcctgatcgtgatcctcctacctcagcctctcaaagtgctgggattacaggcatgagccaccacacccagcagagaGTTAATTACTCTTAAAGCCATATACATACTGTTACCATCTCAGTTACCTAATTCCCAAAcatctctcaaaaaagaaacaaaaaaaaaataggataaagGAGTCGTTGACAGGAACAAAGTGTAGGTAGGTAATTACACTCccctttccactttttttttcagtacataGGCTATTTAGTTCTTTCAAGATTTACCATTAGATCATGATATACAATTTTTCCCCATATTCATAATGaatttttctacaataaaatgCATGCATATCCCATAAATGTGtagatatttttcaaacacaaatgttttgtttttaaagaagt from Macaca thibetana thibetana isolate TM-01 chromosome 15, ASM2454274v1, whole genome shotgun sequence includes these protein-coding regions:
- the LOC126937419 gene encoding spermidine synthase-like — protein: MEPGPDGPAASGPAAIREGWFRETCSLWPGQALSLQVEQLLHHRRSRYQDILVFRSKTYGNVLVLDGVIQCTERDEFSYQEMIANLPLCSHPNPRKVLIIGGGDGGVLPEVVKHPSVESVVQCEIDEDVIQVSKKFLPGMAIGYSSSKLTLHVGDGFEFMKQNQDAFDVIITDSSDPMGPAESLFKESYYQLMKRALKEDGVLCCQGECQWLHLDLIKEMRQFCQSLFPVVA